Genomic DNA from Verrucomicrobiota bacterium:
TTTCGTCAGAATTGGGATCAGACTCATACCTCCACATCAGCGAAGGCATTGTATAAACCGGAGGTTGATGAACAGGAGCAGGAATCTGTTTCCGTCGCTGGACGCATCACGAATCTGAACGTTATGGGCAAAGCCATGTTTGCCAAAATCCTCGATCGTGATGGAAAGATCCAGATATATGCCAAGCGCGATGAACTGGGTGAAGAAAAGTATTTCAAACTTCGGAAGCATGATATTGGTGATATTATCGGAGTATCCGGTCCGGTCTTTGTAACCCAGACCGGAGAGATAACCGTCCGTGTTCTTGATTATGCTATCGTTTCAAAATCGATGAGGCCGTTGCCCGAAAAATGGGCAGGACTTACTGACAACGAGAAGGTATACCGCAACCGTCACCTGGATTTGATCGTCAATGACGAGAGCCGCGAACGCTTTAAAAAGCGAAGTGCGATTATCTCCTGCATTCGCCGCTACCTGGAGGCTCAGGACTTTATGGAAGTGGAAACGTCCACGCTGCATCACATTGCAGGCGGTGCAGCAGCCAGGCCATTCGTAACGCATTTCAATGCGTTGGATTGCGATTTCTATTTACGTATCGCTCTCGAACTTCACTTGAAGCGTTTGCTGGTCGGCGGGTTCGATCGCATCTTCGAAATTGGTCGGGTATTTCGGAATGAAGGTCTTTCGCGGCGTCATAATCCCGAGTTCACCATGCTTGAAGTGTATCAGGCCTATTCGGACTTCCGTGGCATGATGACGTTGATCCATGGAATGATTCAAACCGTCTGTAAGGATGTGTTGGGTACTACGACGATTGCGAACTCTGACGGCATCGATATTGAGCTCGGAGGAGAGTGGAGGGAAGTTTCCTATAAAGATCTTGTTCTTGAGGCCACCAAGGATGATGACTGGTTTAGTCGATCCAAAGATGAAAAACTCGCAGCGACCCAGGAGTTGGGTATAAAAGTAAATCCGGATTTGGAGGATTACGAAATTACGAACAATGTTTTTGAGAAGCTTGTCGAACCTACGCTTATTCAACCAACCTTTGTTACGCATATTCCCAAAGAGCTGTGTCCTTTGGCAAAGTTGAATGAAAACGATCCAGGCGTCCTCGACGTCTTTGAACTTTGCATCAACGGACAGGAAATTGCGCCGGCTTACTCAGAGCAGAACGACCCCTTTATCCAGAAGGAGATGTTTGAAGCCCAGCTCGGTGAGGAGACGCAGGATATTGATACGGAATTTCTCGCCGCGAT
This window encodes:
- the lysS gene encoding lysine--tRNA ligase: MSNNTSDNSHDLFAVRKAKLDKLREDGIDPFRQNWDQTHTSTSAKALYKPEVDEQEQESVSVAGRITNLNVMGKAMFAKILDRDGKIQIYAKRDELGEEKYFKLRKHDIGDIIGVSGPVFVTQTGEITVRVLDYAIVSKSMRPLPEKWAGLTDNEKVYRNRHLDLIVNDESRERFKKRSAIISCIRRYLEAQDFMEVETSTLHHIAGGAAARPFVTHFNALDCDFYLRIALELHLKRLLVGGFDRIFEIGRVFRNEGLSRRHNPEFTMLEVYQAYSDFRGMMTLIHGMIQTVCKDVLGTTTIANSDGIDIELGGEWREVSYKDLVLEATKDDDWFSRSKDEKLAATQELGIKVNPDLEDYEITNNVFEKLVEPTLIQPTFVTHIPKELCPLAKLNENDPGVLDVFELCINGQEIAPAYSEQNDPFIQKEMFEAQLGEETQDIDTEFLAAMEQGMPPAGGMGVGIDRLIILLTGAANIRDTILFPALRPEKRQTNDAEEGSADE